Proteins encoded by one window of Macaca mulatta isolate MMU2019108-1 chromosome 10, T2T-MMU8v2.0, whole genome shotgun sequence:
- the CRYBB1 gene encoding beta-crystallin B1, giving the protein MSQAAKAPASATVAANPGPDTKGKGAPPAGTSPSPGTALAPTTVPITSAKAPELPPGNYRLVVFEQENFQGRRGEFSGECLNLGDRGFDRVRSIIVSSGPWVAFEQSNLRGEMFILEKGEYPRWDTWSSSYRSDRLMSFRPVKMDSQEHKISLFEGANFKGNTIEIQGDDAPSLWVHGFSDRVGSVKVTSGTWVGYQYPGYRGYQYLLEPGDFRHWNEWGAFQPQMQSLRRLRDKQWHLEGCFPVLATEPPK; this is encoded by the exons ATGTCTCAGGCTGCAAAGGCCCCGGCCTCGGCCACAGTGGCGGCGAACCCAGGGCCTGATACCAAGGGGAAGGGGGCCCCACCTGCAGGAACATCCCCTAGTCCCGGCACCGCCCTGGCCCCAACAACCGTGCCTATTACCAGTGCCAAGGCGCCGGAACTGCCTCCTGGGAACTACAGG CTGGTGGTCTTCGAACAGGAAAACTTCCAGGGCCGTCGGGGAGAATTCTCGGGggagtgcttgaacctgggagaccgTGGCTTCGACCGTGTGCGCAGCATCATTGTCTCCTCGGGACC CTGGGTCGCCTTTGAGCAGTCCAACTTGCGCGGGGAGATGTTCATCCTGGAGAAGGGCGAGTACCCTCGCTGGGACACATGGTCGAGCAGCTACCGCAGTGATCGGCTCATGTCCTTCCGGCCCGTCAAGATG GACTCCCAGGAGCACAAGATCTCCCTGTTTGAAGGGGCCAACTTCAAGGGCAACACCATAGAGATCCAGGGGGACGACGCGCCCAGTCTCTGGGTCCACGGCTTCAGTGACCGCGTGGGCAGCGTGAAGGTCACCAGTGGAAC ATGGGTTGGCTATCAGTATCCTGGCTACCGCGGGTACCAGTACCTCCTAGAGCCTGGCGACTTCCGGCACTGGAATGAGTGGGGGGCCTTCCAGCCACAGATGCAGTCCCTGCGTCGCCTGCGTGACAAGCAGTGGCACCTTGAGGGCTGCTTCCCTGTCCTGGCCACAGAGCCCCCTAAATGA